In a genomic window of Poecilia reticulata strain Guanapo linkage group LG22, Guppy_female_1.0+MT, whole genome shotgun sequence:
- the LOC103458814 gene encoding peptidase M20 domain-containing protein 2 → MANRHQMKEALQQRIDSLKQQLHTLSRDIWTRPEVAGEEVNAHDALVRFFSEQDRAWTVQSHYELPTAFRASWGSVGLNVGFLCEYDALPEIGHACGHNLIAEVGAAAAVGLKAAVENQPELPVQITVLGTPAEEAIGGKIDLIRAGAFADVDLIFMAHPAQQDASFLPTVTIAEVSVKYHGKASHASAYPWEGVNALDAAVLAYSNLSALRQQLKPEWKLHGIIKHGGVKPNIIPAFSELEFYLRTPRLGDLWELKAKAEACFRAAALATGCQVEIIYPAHTYSNILPNETLATLYKSNGESLGMVFPEHPASFSGSTDFGNVSFIVPGIHPFFHIGTDALNHTEKYAEAAGAEEAQLYALRAAKALAMTAVDVLCCPDLLQRVRDDFRLAKLREETRPEGRNNNNSH, encoded by the exons ATGGCGAACCGGCACCAGATGAAAGAAGCCCTCCAGCAGCGCATAGATTCATTGAAACAGCAGCTCCACACTCTGAGTCGGGACATCTGGACCCGACCGGAAGTCGCTGGCGAGGAGGTGAACGCTCACGACGCGCTGGTTCGGTTCTTCTCAGAGCAGGACCGGGCTTGGACGGTCCAAAGCCACTACGAGCTGCCGACCGCGTTCCGGGCCAGCTGGGGTTCGGTCGGGCTGAACGTGGGTTTCCTGTGCGAGTATGacgcgctgccggaaattgggCACGCGTGCGGTCACAACCTAATAGCGGAAGTGGGAGCTGCGGCTGCTGTGGGGCTGAAAGCGGCGGTGGAGAACCAGCCGGAGCTCCCAGTGCAG ATAACCGTTCTGGGAACACCTGCAGAGGAGGCGATTGGAGGAAAGATCGACCTGATCCGAGCCGGGGCTTTCGCTGATGTGGATCTCATCTTCATGGCTCATCCGGCTCAGCAGGATGCCTCCTTCCTTCCCACCGTCACAATCGCTGA GGTGTCGGTGAAGTACCACGGGAAGGCGTCTCATGCGTCTGCGTATCCGTGGGAGGGGGTGAACGCTCTGGATGCTGCTGTGCTAGCTTATAGCAACCTCTCTGCGCTCAGACAGCAGCTGAAGCCTGAGTGGAAACTTCATG GCATCATCAAACACGGAGGGGTGAAGCCCAACATCATCCCTGCCTTCTCGGAGTTGGAGTTTTATCTGCGAACCCCGCGGCTCGGTGATCTTTGGGAGCTGAAGGCCAAAGCCGAGGCGTGCTTCAGAGCTGCGGCTCTGGCCACAGGCTGCCAG GTGGAGATAATCTACCCGGCCCATACTTACTCCAACATTCTGCCTAATGAAACTCTGGCAACCCTGTATAAAAGCAACGGAGAATCTTTAGGCATGGTGTTTCCTGAGCATCCAGCCAGCTTCTCTG GTTCCACAGACTTTGGCAACGTTTCATTCATAGTGCCTGGGATCCACCCGTTCTTCCACATCGGCACCGACGCGTTAAACCACACAGAGAAATACGCTGAAGCAGCAG GAGCCGAGGAGGCCCAGTTGTATGCCCTGCGGGCGGCCAAGGCTCTGGCGATGACAGCTGTGGATGTGCTGTGCTGCCCGGATCTGCTGCAGCGCGTCAGGGACGACTTCAGGCTGGCCAAACTGAGGGAGGAGACGCGACCAGAGggcagaaacaacaacaactcacATTGA